The Diadema setosum chromosome 1, eeDiaSeto1, whole genome shotgun sequence genome has a window encoding:
- the LOC140228263 gene encoding uncharacterized protein: MASKHTIEKCVDESKSRQSRCTYRPPPNTPFIALTCVVSGFKPDVSMMWTTESGRRLKSMASRQTTLSDGTYERFEKIEVSAEHGTERTVVCIATGDSVNRTSTKKITLLPISGERDIVGLIFGLVIGIPAAVTILVLLVARFWQKCDQNFVSQRVSEESSPTIETTMDFEDESRKWYSIKWADFKLCCKRLRDVSTQHPRIPFWLYAFYRIALAAYFFVFFITYVVLGVKAMGAKFFIYLPVWAYTAAVCYVSLAFFNVAMDFVKNRGNAAFEDKVRYQIQWCLFNIAIASCPLVTGGLWYGVYYVISVKLPIFIIVYISVDILPTIVCIIEIFLTLIVVRFVHAIYPGFYLIIYLLFTVIYWAAGGTDPFGNPYISPILDYENYPGIAAASVVGATSAVILALAVSKGLCALRVRCMGRRRTEAISATEESSTVELEAFTTYF; encoded by the exons ATGGCATCAAAACATACAATCGAGAAATGCGTCGATGAGAGTAAGTCCCGTCAAAGCAGGTGTACGTACAGACCTCCCCCTAACACTCCTTTCATTGCACTTACGTGTGTCGTGAGTGGATTCAAGCCCGACGTTTCTATGATGTGGACCACTGAGTCTGGAAGGAGACTAAAATCTATGGCTTCGCGACAGACAACACTATCTGACGGCACATATGAGAGGTTCGAGAAAATCGAGGTTTCAGCTGAACATGGGACAGAGCGAACCGTGGTGTGCATAGCTACCGGTGATTCGGTGAATAGAACGTCGACCAAGAAAATCACTCTTCTACCTATATCAG GAGAACGGGATATTGTCGGTCTCATATTCGGACTAGTCATTGGTATACCAGCTGCCGTAACCATCCTGGTTCTCCTTGTTGCAAGATTTTGGCAAAAATGCGATCAGAACTTCGTGTCGCAAAGAG TTTCGGAGGAATCATCACCTACCATAGAGACAACCATGGACTTTGAAGATGAGAGCAGAAAGTGGTACTCCATTAAATGGGCGGACTTCAAACTTTGTTGTAAACGACTGAGGGACGTGTCCACACAACAC cCACGAATACCATTCTGGTTGTACGCCTTCTATCGGATTGCACTCGCCGCCTATTTCTTCGTATTTTTTATAACGTACGTTGTACTTGGAGTGAAGGCAATGGGCGCGAAGTTCTTCATTTACCTCCCGGTCTGGGCGTATACTGCCGCCGTGTGTTATGTGTCCCTTGCCTTCTTTAACGTTGCGATGGACTTCGTGAAGAACAGGGGAAATGCAGCGTTTGAAG ACAAAGTTCGGTACCAGATTCAGTGGTGTCTCTTTAACATCGCCATCGCTTCCTGCCCCCTCGTAACCGGAGGTCTTTGGTATGGCGTATACTATGTCATTTCTGTAAAGCTACCGATTTTTATTATAGTCTATATTAGCGTAGATATCCTCCCTACCATCGTCTGTATCATCGAAATCTTTCTCACCCTGATCGTCGTCCGCTTCGTGCACGCAATTTACCCAGGCTTCTACCTCATCATCTACTTGCTCTTCACTGTCATCTACTGGGCTGCTGGGGGAACGGACCCTTTTGGAAACCCCTACATTTCCCCTATTCTCGACTACGAAAACTATCCCGGCATCGCGGCCGCAAGCGTGGTTGGTGCAACCTCGGCAGTGATCTTGGCTCTGGCCGTTTCCAAGGGATTGTGCGCCCTCCGTGTCAGATGTATGGGTAGGAGAAGAACAGAAGCCATTTCTGCTACCGAAGAGTCATCAACTGTTGAGCTCGAAGCATTTACAACGTATTTCTGA